In the Alkaliphilus oremlandii OhILAs genome, one interval contains:
- a CDS encoding XdhC family protein: MVKNVYENLSKDLIEGKESALLTFMKHLNPREGSIEKKLHISKASLLNDASTMDPELQKEILNTFHSGIPHLYHRSEEASILIEPYFPRPRLIILGGGHIAKPLCEFGFKVGFSVVVADDRPTFANANRFPEADEVICEDFQRVFDTLKLRESDFVVIVTRGHRHDGVCLRNTLKSHPAYIGMIGSKRRVREMMSQLIEEGYDQERLNTVHSPIGLSIGAVTPDEIAVSIIAEVIGCRRALGTKLSNNNKFNWPEFDADVINQICVASEVPRALITIIASKGSVPRKAGAKMIVWLDGRTMGSIGGGCSEANIATLSRDVILNQRFSIEHVDMTGLAAEDEGMVCGGTMEVLIESI, translated from the coding sequence ATGGTTAAAAATGTTTATGAAAATTTATCGAAGGATTTAATTGAAGGCAAAGAATCTGCATTATTGACATTTATGAAACATCTCAACCCACGGGAAGGTTCTATTGAAAAAAAACTACATATTTCTAAAGCTTCTTTACTCAATGATGCTTCTACTATGGATCCTGAGCTACAAAAGGAGATCCTCAATACCTTCCATAGTGGTATTCCCCATCTTTATCATCGAAGTGAAGAGGCGTCTATTTTAATTGAACCTTATTTTCCAAGACCGAGACTCATTATTTTAGGTGGTGGGCATATTGCGAAGCCTCTATGTGAATTTGGCTTTAAAGTTGGATTTTCAGTTGTTGTGGCAGATGATCGTCCTACCTTTGCCAATGCAAACCGTTTTCCTGAGGCAGATGAGGTGATCTGCGAGGATTTTCAAAGGGTATTCGATACCTTAAAGTTAAGAGAGTCCGATTTTGTTGTGATTGTAACGAGAGGTCATCGCCATGACGGTGTCTGTCTTAGAAACACATTGAAATCGCATCCTGCCTATATTGGCATGATCGGTTCTAAGCGTAGGGTAAGAGAAATGATGAGCCAGCTCATTGAAGAAGGTTATGATCAGGAACGATTGAACACCGTTCACTCCCCGATTGGACTTAGCATAGGCGCTGTTACACCAGATGAAATTGCAGTTTCCATCATTGCAGAAGTCATTGGATGCAGGAGAGCCCTGGGAACGAAATTAAGCAATAACAATAAATTTAATTGGCCCGAGTTTGATGCGGATGTCATCAATCAGATCTGCGTGGCATCTGAAGTGCCAAGGGCACTGATTACGATCATTGCCTCTAAAGGATCTGTTCCTAGAAAAGCTGGTGCAAAAATGATTGTTTGGCTGGACGGTAGAACTATGGGGAGTATCGGCGGCGGTTGTAGCGAAGCAAATATCGCTACCTTATCTCGTGACGTTATCTTAAATCAGAGATTCTCTATTGAACATGTAGATATGACTGGACTTGCCGCAGAAGACGAAGGTATGGTTTGTGGCGGTACCATGGAGGTTCTCATCGAATCCATCTAA
- a CDS encoding aldehyde ferredoxin oxidoreductase encodes MAMVTGWAGKLLRVNLTTGNISTEDIMKYKDFIGGAGIGYKVLFDEVPQGTKAFDEANKVVIAVGPLTGTGAPCSGRTNITSLTPINPYDAVTDSHMGGNFGAYLKFAGWDGIIVEGVSKTPVWLKIEDDKVSIEDATNLWGKGTVETSKMLNGIMGKEACIASIGQAGENLVHLSSIVNSVNHSAGGHGGVLGSKKLKAIGIRGTGAVKIADGKTQDWLALNRYMMSDIIGANNQHVVPNSPQQWAEYHSAGSRWTAQTALFWGAAVPPVETGECPPGNPNKVGLRTQKAVFDLGAVAEERTIKMGGCHSCPIRCQSNLKVPELEKYGLTPYAASTCINFSTPGSVMHKGYSDGDPKGEVALITKSLGSRLADDYGIWSNYGQLPRDFKYAYNSGKLKEVLPAEEYNSIPWNLLEAGDPAFLLEFYRRIAFKEGEFSKLGLGPHYLDKEWNLGADYWNSYGNNIWSKMAYPKHHSNEAGAQVGVLVNVMFNRDANSHTHMNMIGAGLPITLLKEIAGEVWGSPDALDAPQDYTPMNEYKARFAKWSLDRNFLHDSITLCNWVWPMTVSPSKERNYRGDTALEAKFFSLATGIETTEAQLDFAAERIATLHRALTIKNMNTVDMRNQHDTIPEWAFIDAKNPDAKPFTKGTVMMDREDMQLGLTMLYKQYQWDEKTGAPTRAALERLNLKDVADELEKLNLLPK; translated from the coding sequence GGTAACTGGCTGGGCTGGGAAACTTTTAAGAGTAAATTTAACGACAGGAAATATTTCTACAGAAGATATTATGAAATATAAAGACTTTATCGGCGGCGCTGGTATTGGATATAAGGTTTTATTTGATGAGGTTCCTCAGGGAACCAAAGCCTTTGATGAGGCAAACAAAGTAGTGATTGCTGTTGGACCATTAACTGGAACCGGTGCGCCTTGCAGTGGAAGAACAAATATTACATCCCTTACACCGATTAACCCTTATGATGCTGTAACTGATAGCCATATGGGTGGAAATTTTGGTGCATACCTGAAATTTGCAGGATGGGACGGAATTATTGTTGAGGGAGTTTCTAAAACACCAGTATGGTTGAAGATTGAAGATGACAAAGTGTCCATAGAAGACGCTACAAATCTATGGGGAAAAGGAACTGTAGAGACTTCTAAAATGCTCAACGGTATTATGGGTAAAGAAGCTTGTATTGCATCCATCGGTCAAGCCGGTGAAAATTTAGTCCACTTATCTTCCATCGTAAACAGTGTAAACCACTCTGCTGGCGGGCATGGTGGCGTATTGGGATCTAAGAAACTAAAGGCCATCGGGATTAGAGGAACGGGCGCAGTGAAAATTGCCGATGGAAAAACACAGGATTGGTTGGCACTGAATCGATATATGATGTCCGATATTATCGGTGCAAACAATCAGCACGTTGTTCCGAATTCACCGCAGCAATGGGCAGAATATCATAGTGCTGGAAGTCGTTGGACAGCACAGACCGCTTTATTCTGGGGAGCAGCAGTACCTCCAGTAGAAACGGGAGAATGCCCTCCAGGCAACCCTAATAAAGTAGGTCTTCGTACACAGAAGGCCGTGTTTGACTTGGGGGCAGTAGCGGAGGAAAGAACGATTAAAATGGGTGGATGTCACTCCTGTCCAATTCGCTGTCAATCGAATCTAAAGGTTCCAGAGCTTGAAAAGTATGGTTTAACACCGTATGCAGCCAGTACCTGTATCAACTTCTCAACACCAGGAAGTGTAATGCATAAAGGATATTCCGATGGAGACCCTAAGGGAGAAGTTGCGCTCATTACCAAGAGCTTAGGCTCTAGACTTGCAGACGATTATGGTATCTGGAGTAACTACGGTCAGCTTCCTAGAGACTTTAAATATGCTTATAATTCTGGAAAGCTGAAGGAAGTACTGCCAGCAGAAGAATATAATAGCATTCCATGGAATTTATTAGAAGCTGGAGATCCTGCATTCTTATTGGAATTCTATAGAAGAATTGCATTCAAAGAAGGAGAATTCAGTAAGCTAGGTCTTGGACCTCACTATTTAGATAAAGAATGGAATTTAGGAGCAGATTACTGGAATTCCTATGGAAACAATATCTGGTCGAAGATGGCTTATCCAAAGCATCATAGTAATGAGGCAGGCGCTCAAGTCGGCGTTCTTGTAAATGTTATGTTCAACAGAGATGCAAACTCTCATACCCATATGAATATGATTGGTGCTGGTCTTCCGATAACTCTATTAAAAGAAATTGCAGGCGAGGTATGGGGCTCACCAGACGCTTTAGATGCACCACAGGACTATACACCGATGAATGAGTATAAAGCTAGATTCGCCAAATGGTCCTTAGATCGAAACTTCTTACACGATTCAATTACTTTATGTAACTGGGTATGGCCAATGACGGTTTCACCTTCCAAAGAAAGAAACTATAGAGGGGATACGGCTTTAGAAGCTAAATTCTTCAGCTTAGCAACAGGTATAGAAACCACAGAGGCTCAATTAGACTTTGCTGCAGAAAGAATTGCTACACTTCATAGAGCATTGACTATAAAAAATATGAATACGGTAGATATGCGTAACCAGCACGACACCATTCCAGAGTGGGCATTTATCGATGCGAAGAATCCAGATGCAAAACCGTTTACAAAGGGGACTGTAATGATGGATCGTGAGGATATGCAGCTAGGACTAACTATGCTATATAAACAATATCAGTGGGATGAAAAGACAGGTGCACCGACAAGGGCGGCTTTAGAGCGATTAAACCTAAAGGATGTGGCTGATGAATTAGAAAAGCTGAACTTACTTCCTAAATAA
- a CDS encoding ferredoxin-like protein, which translates to MFEKEIQDFLETLRTRREFLKVSGKGIAGITVTASVLNLLGCSNTNVENATAAVTARGVLIAERNKCVGCQRCEMVCTVSNDAKIHPLISRVKVSRNYNYGTEIKEDYRAADGYYGNFLMTPETCKQSSECKTENGEPKCAAACPVDAITLQEKPFGAWTVDESKCVGCGACTQACPWHMPTIDPEDKKSTKCILCGACADNCITGALKIIPWEEVTTAARRKGFFFA; encoded by the coding sequence ATGTTTGAAAAAGAGATTCAAGATTTTTTAGAAACACTAAGAACTAGAAGAGAATTCTTAAAGGTTAGTGGAAAAGGTATCGCTGGTATCACTGTTACTGCTTCTGTACTGAACCTATTAGGATGTTCTAACACCAACGTAGAAAACGCTACTGCAGCTGTAACTGCAAGGGGAGTCCTTATTGCAGAAAGAAACAAATGTGTTGGATGTCAACGATGCGAAATGGTTTGTACAGTATCCAATGATGCAAAAATCCATCCGCTTATTTCTAGAGTTAAAGTAAGCAGAAACTACAACTACGGTACAGAGATTAAAGAAGACTACCGTGCTGCTGACGGCTATTACGGAAATTTCTTAATGACACCTGAAACTTGTAAGCAAAGCAGTGAATGTAAAACAGAAAATGGAGAGCCAAAATGTGCAGCAGCTTGTCCAGTAGATGCGATTACTTTACAAGAAAAGCCATTTGGTGCTTGGACTGTTGATGAAAGCAAATGTGTTGGATGTGGCGCATGTACACAAGCCTGTCCATGGCATATGCCGACAATCGACCCAGAAGACAAAAAATCCACAAAATGTATTCTATGTGGTGCATGTGCTGATAACTGTATTACAGGCGCATTAAAGATTATTCCTTGGGAGGAAGTAACAACAGCAGCAAGAAGAAAAGGATTTTTCTTCGCATAA
- a CDS encoding aldehyde ferredoxin oxidoreductase, whose product MSNVTGWTGKLLRVNLTTKTISTEDTMKYKELIGGAGIGYKVIFDEVPQGTKAFDEANKIVIAVGPFTGAGVPCSGRTNITSLAPTNPYHAVTDSHMGGNFGPILKFAGWDGIIVEGASQTPVWLKIDDDKVSIEDASHLWGKGTVETEKTLHDVLGKEACIGAIGQAGENLINLSSFVNTVNHSAGGHGGVFGSKKLKAIGIRGTGSVKIAEGKAQEWLKLNRFMMTEIIGSNNQHVVPSTPQPWAEYHWTGSRWTGQPGLFWGAAEPPVETGECPVGDPNRVGLRTQKAIFDLGAVAEERTIKMGGCHSCPIRCQSNLKVPELEKYGLTPYATSTCIGFINPGTVMNVNWQGTEQELIIKSLGSRLADDYGIWSNYGQLGRDFRYMLTTGKFKEVLPKEEYDSIRWDLAESGDPEFLLEFYRRIALKEGEFWKVAQGPYWMAKEWKLGNDYWDNYGNNVWSKMAFPKHHSNEAGAQVGVLVNIMFNRDANSHTHMNLLDNGLPIEILKDILAEKFGSGDALDPKANYTPMNEYKAKFAKWSVDRNFLHDSITLCNWVWPMTASPSKERNYRGDTALEAKFFSLATGIETTEDELDFAAERISTLHRALTVKNMNTVDMRNEHDTIPEWAFVDLKNPDAKPFTEGTVIMDRDDMQLALTMLYKEYGWDEKTGAPTRACLERLNLKDVADELEKLNLLPK is encoded by the coding sequence ATGTCTAATGTTACTGGCTGGACAGGAAAACTGTTAAGAGTAAATTTAACTACAAAAACTATATCTACAGAAGATACTATGAAATATAAAGAATTAATCGGTGGAGCAGGAATCGGATATAAAGTTATATTTGACGAAGTACCACAAGGAACAAAAGCTTTTGATGAAGCAAATAAAATTGTAATTGCCGTTGGACCTTTTACAGGTGCTGGTGTACCTTGTAGTGGTAGAACAAATATTACTTCACTTGCACCAACAAACCCATATCATGCTGTAACAGATAGCCATATGGGTGGAAACTTTGGACCAATCCTAAAATTTGCAGGATGGGATGGTATCATTGTTGAAGGAGCATCTCAAACACCAGTATGGTTAAAAATTGATGATGATAAGGTATCCATTGAAGATGCTAGCCATTTATGGGGTAAAGGAACTGTTGAAACAGAAAAGACATTACATGATGTTCTAGGAAAAGAAGCTTGTATCGGAGCAATTGGTCAAGCTGGAGAAAACTTAATCAACCTATCTTCTTTCGTAAACACTGTAAACCACTCTGCTGGTGGACACGGTGGAGTGTTCGGTTCTAAGAAATTAAAAGCAATCGGTATTAGAGGAACTGGATCTGTTAAAATTGCAGAAGGTAAAGCACAGGAATGGTTAAAATTAAATAGATTTATGATGACAGAGATCATCGGTTCTAACAACCAACACGTTGTTCCAAGTACACCTCAGCCATGGGCAGAGTACCACTGGACAGGAAGCCGTTGGACAGGACAACCAGGATTATTCTGGGGAGCAGCTGAGCCACCAGTAGAAACTGGAGAATGTCCAGTAGGAGATCCAAATAGAGTTGGACTTCGTACACAAAAGGCGATCTTCGACTTAGGTGCAGTAGCAGAAGAAAGAACAATTAAAATGGGTGGATGCCATTCTTGTCCAATCCGTTGCCAATCCAACTTAAAAGTGCCTGAGCTTGAGAAATATGGCTTAACACCGTATGCAACCAGCACATGTATTGGATTCATCAACCCTGGTACAGTTATGAACGTAAACTGGCAAGGTACAGAGCAAGAATTGATCATCAAGAGCTTAGGTTCAAGACTTGCAGATGATTACGGTATCTGGAGTAACTACGGTCAGTTAGGAAGAGACTTTAGATATATGCTGACTACTGGTAAATTTAAAGAAGTTCTTCCAAAAGAAGAATACGATAGCATTCGATGGGATTTAGCTGAATCTGGAGATCCTGAGTTCTTATTAGAGTTCTACAGAAGAATCGCTCTAAAAGAAGGAGAGTTCTGGAAAGTAGCACAAGGTCCATATTGGATGGCAAAAGAATGGAAATTAGGAAACGATTACTGGGATAACTATGGAAATAACGTTTGGTCTAAAATGGCATTCCCTAAACATCACAGTAATGAGGCTGGTGCTCAGGTAGGAGTTCTTGTAAACATCATGTTCAATAGAGATGCCAACTCTCATACACATATGAACTTATTGGATAATGGACTTCCAATTGAAATCTTAAAAGATATTTTAGCTGAGAAATTCGGTTCTGGAGACGCATTAGATCCAAAGGCAAACTATACACCAATGAACGAATACAAAGCAAAATTTGCAAAATGGTCCGTAGATAGAAACTTCTTACACGACTCTATTACATTATGTAACTGGGTATGGCCAATGACAGCTTCTCCTTCTAAGGAAAGAAACTACAGAGGAGATACAGCGTTAGAAGCTAAGTTCTTCAGTTTAGCAACAGGAATCGAAACTACTGAAGATGAATTAGATTTTGCTGCAGAAAGAATTTCTACACTTCATAGAGCATTAACTGTAAAAAATATGAACACTGTAGATATGCGTAACGAGCATGATACAATTCCTGAGTGGGCATTTGTAGATCTTAAGAATCCAGATGCAAAACCATTCACAGAGGGAACAGTAATCATGGATAGAGACGATATGCAATTAGCTTTAACAATGCTATATAAGGAATACGGATGGGATGAGAAGACAGGAGCACCTACAAGAGCTTGTCTAGAAAGATTAAATCTAAAAGATGTAGCGGATGAGTTAGAAAAACTAAACTTACTTCCTAAATAA